A single genomic interval of Dysidea avara chromosome 6, odDysAvar1.4, whole genome shotgun sequence harbors:
- the LOC136257342 gene encoding ubiquitin carboxyl-terminal hydrolase 16-like: MCLYVRTVLATNKFTNHQGSKYKYRRAADRGVTVLEREIGGANTSTIICRQCLKPSQLKEPFFDLSLSIPDQQVQVTVQRSDPRRETPDLVERHESSTISYCLPGAINEENTNLTASNRQEIVASPVLNLSPNPGNVSNYSDNSTVNPNVATEFSALQEYLRKEGFYYHPPSLERPLSTNGLEQSLLDYTNVDVLGDDQQFICNHCNNDHSLVSKQALIMQLQKVLILHIKRFEIGNVAVTKNNAFLSFALLLDMAPYCTNGCLQELQDKHGRILYGLKAVVVHRGRILSSGHYVAYVRRFRGQQSTSANLPPSQNWEYDQNAVYKGDWYYTSDETVTRCCTGFAEVRRNEAYLLFYELLPKM; encoded by the exons AATACCGTCGAGCAGCTGACAGAGGTGTCACTGTGCTAGAAAGAGAGATTGGTGGAGCAAACACTAGTACCATTATATGTCGACAATGCTTAAAG CCTTCACAATTAAAAGAACCATTTTTTGATTTATCACTATCTATCCCAGATCAGCAG GTGCAGGTCACAGTTCAAAGGAGTGACCCAAGAAGAGAAACACCTGATTTAGTAGAAAGACATGAAAGTAGTACCATTTCCTATTGTTTACCAGGTGCTATCAATGAAGAGAATACAAACCTCACAGCTTCAAATAGACAGGAAATTGTGGCTTCACCAGTATTAAATCTATCTCCAAATCCAGGAAATGTTAGTAATTACTCTGATAATTCCACTGTAAATCCTAATGTGGCAACTGAATTCTCTGCATTGCAAGAGTATTTGCGTAAGGAAGGGTTTTACTACCATCCACCATCTTTAGAAAGACCACTCAGTACAAATGGtttagagcagtcactacttgATTACACAAATGTAGATGTCTTAGGAGATGATCAACAATTCATATGTAACCACTGCAATAATGATCACA gtTTGGTGAGCAAGCAGGCATTGattatgcaattacaaaaagtgCTGATTTTGCATATTAAAAGATTTGAAATTGGCAATGTAGCAGTGACTAAAAATAATGCATTTCTCTCATTTGCACTATTGCTGGACATGGCACCCTACTGTACAAATGGATGTCTACAG GAACTCCAAGATAAACATGGCAGAATCTTGTATGGCCTAAAAGCAGTGGTAGTGCACAGAGGGAGGATACTTAGCAGTGGTCACTATGTTGCATATGTAAGAAGATTTAGAGGTCAGCAAAGCACATCAGCAAATTTACCACCTTCACAAAACTGGGAGTATGATCAGAATGCTGTTTATAAAGGTGATTGGTATTACACCAGTGATGAGACTGTCACCAGGTGTTGTACTGGTTTTGCCGAAGTTAGAAGGAATGAGGCTTACTTATTGTTTTATGAATTGTTACCAAAGATGTAA